The DNA segment TCAACCACATCTCCCCAATATCCTGCAACATCTTTGCCAAATCCTCttccttcatttctttcttGGCATCACTAGTCCACTTCTCTAAACAATTGGCAGATCCTACCATAAGATCAAGTGCCACAACTGACCGCTCTACCTGTCCAACGCGTGACTCGGCAAACTGTCTTGCAACATCTATACAGAGAACATAATTAGAAGGAAGTAAGTGCGCTCCATCCGACATAATGAACAGCAGTGCATCAAAACCAGCATCAGATGCCTCAAGGTGTCTGGCAGTGATGTAAAGCAGAGATGTAATTGTTCGCCATCCTAATTGAGATCTAATATGAGAAGCATTTGCCTTCACGAGATGACTTACTTCCTGTGTAATCTTCTCATAGTAGGCATCGGCAACGCGTGCATCAAGCTTAAGGACAAGTTGCAGGGACCTTAAAAGTTCATCAGTGAAGTTCTCTTTGTAGGGAAGTAAGCGATGGCAAACTTTTAGGAGTCCAAAAACTGCTTTCTCAACTAGTGCACAAGGCATCACAGTCAACTGAACAATATTAGATATGTGCTCATAAACACCATGCCAAAGAAGTTCAATCCTATCCCTGTTATTCAGAGTGATTGTTATTAGTAATTCCAGACAGAAAACTGAACTATCTTCATCATCAAATGTGGTATTTCCTTTCTTAAGCCGCCCTCCTGCAGTAATGAGTGCTCTTGCAAGTTGCAACAGAGATTCAGCTTGCAAAAATTTGCTCTCAGAAAATATGCTGTCAATATGACACTTCTGAATTGTTTGAAGGGTGCTCTGCTGTGCAGCAACTTGTTCTTTAGTTGGAGCTTCTCATGTAGAGTTTCCGTAGGATGCTCTGACTCCTCAGTCGCGTCATTAGCCATATTAGCAGGAAGAAGGCCTAATTTATGAAATCTTAAGATGCAATCAAGAATATTTCTCCATCCTGTGCGAATGTAATCACCGTACTTATTCGCTATAGCGAAAACGGTGTTAGTTGCCATTCTTGCTTTTGTGTCATATGCAAAGGCAAGGATTGGTTCCTCAACAGATAATGGATCCAAAATAGTAACAAACCTACAAAGGGATACAACCAAATCATCGAGTACATTCTCAAGATGATAGTAAGCCGATATCTTTGCAACAGCTAAGAATCCATCCATACATGTTTGGTAGACCTCTTCGTTTTCAGCATTATCAAACACCACAGAAATGGCTGCGATTGTTGGCCCAGACAGAATAGCAAACATATCATTATCAAGGTATCCTCTGGAATCAGAGACAATGAATGGAGCAGTTTTCCTTGACTTGTGTATAAGATAAATCCACCGACTTGGAGTCATTTCAGGAAATCCAGAACCTTGCTCAGGAGTTGTACGAATCTCATTCCTACAAATGGAATGGTAAatttctgaaaggaatcctcgAGGCAAATCATTTCCACCATTTATTCGCCTATTATTTCGGATAAAATCCTCTTCTGTCATCTTCTTTTTCACTTGTACATTGTGATGATCTGTATTAAGCATTATAATTGAGTATGATAACAAGAGAGCAGCATCCTTATTAGCTAGGATCTGTGGTGACTGTTCATAATATCTCTCAGAGAAAGCTTCAAGCACCCTCTGTATCTTCTGTGATTCTCCAGGCAGTCTGAAAGTCTCCAAAAATAGACGCAATGCTGTGTCTAATGTTGTGTCTTTGAAATCAAATGTTCTTGCGAATTCCTGAAGGACCTGAACACAGAATTCATCATGGTTCCCTAGAAAATCACCAATGAGATTCTTATCCAACCCAGTTGTGAATCTAAGAAAGTAGGCAACACTTTGGGCATGGGGTTGGTCGGGTAAAAGATGTGTTCCTTGGAGAAACTCAAGACCTTTCTTAACATCACGATTAAAGTGATCTGCTCCAATCATCAATATTTTCTTGAAGTACTTTCTCCGGCAAACAAAAGGAACCCAATTATTCGGATCGCTGAAATTTTCACACTTCTCCTGCCAGAAAGAACTATATTGTTCAAGATTCACATGAGGATGTTCTGAACTCAAAGATTCATTGCCTATCCTTTCAGCCATTCCTTGCATAAGAGCAATAAGACCATCCAAAGCAAGAATATTCAAAGAAGATAATGGACTGTTAACAGGAAATGCACTTTTGGACAACAAGTTAGCAATGTCTTCAAAGACATTACTGCAAGTTATGTCACAGTCAAGGTTAGCATACATTTCCATCATGAATGTTTTTTGCCTGCAAAAGTCAACAAGGGCCTCCATAGCAACTTCCTGTTGCTGATATGATGCTCCATATTTGCTTTGTGCAAGCCTCAAAATTACGCATGAAATGAAAGCTTCTAATTGTAACTTGATTTCTGTACGAAGATGGTGATACAAAGTTAGAACAATGCTACACACCATTGAAACTACAAGGGGGCTCATTGACAAACCGGACTCCATTAGATTGTGAAACAGTTCATCTTGAATTAAGCTCAACAGTCTAGGATGCCGGTGAAAACAAGACCCTCCCAACTCTACAGCTGAATTAATCAAAGTTAAGGCAAAAAGAGGCACATCTTCATCAAATGCTATTGTATTTAATCTTGTACTTGTTCCCATATGCTCAACAACATTCAACAAAGAACATAAGAAGTGAAACACTTCCACCATGCATGGAATCCCATATGGTTCCTTCATGAGGTGCAGTTCATCTAGGTCGACCTCCTTGCCACTGCTGTCAATGGCTGTTATGTCATCCACTACAACTACTGTCATAACGCTCTCAGTACTGGAAGCAATGCCTGTTGAGTAAGATTGCCTATTACTTGCAGAATTTAAGCTCCCATTTTCCAATTGTCTGTTTGTAGAATTATGTTCATTATTTTGCCCACCAGTCTGCCCAAAAAGTGTATATATATGAGTGATTACAAGTACAAGTATATGCATGTCCTGATACTCAATTTTGTTTAACCACCaaatttatcattaatttcagAGTACAACTGAAAGACTCCATTTGAAATGTGCAGCTTTTaccatagaaaaaaaaaaaaatactagtaTTTTAAATAATCAATGAACACAATGTGCCCTTAGCTGGTAAAAATGAGTACACAACATATGGTAATTTTATTCTTCTATGTTCTACCCTTTTTCTGTGGTTACAATGTTCTGTATCAATGCCCCAAGGTTCCCCTTTTTACTTTCTActaactttgaaaaaaaaaaaaaatcacacgaTAAAAGCATATGAATATTGCAACCAAAGGGACAAAGTTAACACAATTTATACCTCTTGATTCAAACCATTGCTTCCATTTACTAATGAATGCTCTACGTTGTCAATATCTTTAAGATGAGAAAAAATGCACCGAACAAGTTCGTGCATCGTGTAACGTGCTATCCGCTGCAACAACTCACCTTTGGTTCCTGCTTGGTGAACTATACGGAAACAAGTGTTCACTATAATGCAAATATGTTGGTTACTCAGCATTACAGATGCTCTACTTTTCACACACGCTAGAAGAACTTGTAGTATCTTCATTAATACAACTTCTTCTGATCCAGGATCAGTCACCTCAAATCTGCAGCTTGTGACAGCATCAACCACCAAGTGCATGGCATCCCCAACATTGGTAGTGTTTTGATCAATTACA comes from the Arachis duranensis cultivar V14167 chromosome 7, aradu.V14167.gnm2.J7QH, whole genome shotgun sequence genome and includes:
- the LOC107457774 gene encoding LOW QUALITY PROTEIN: ARF guanine-nucleotide exchange factor GNOM-like (The sequence of the model RefSeq protein was modified relative to this genomic sequence to represent the inferred CDS: inserted 1 base in 1 codon), whose protein sequence is MGHLKLLSQTGINAIEEENGHCNDGYPNKTTVACMINAEIGAVLAVMRRNVRWGVHYMSDEDQVEHSLVQSLKILRRTIFYWKDPWHAINPVHYLQPFLDVIQSDETGAPITGVALSSVYKILTLDVIDQNTTNVGDAMHLVVDAVTSCRFEVTDPGSEEVVLMKILQVLLACVKSRASVMLSNQHICIIVNTCFRIVHQAGTKGELLQRIARYTMHELVRCIFSHLKDIDNVEHSLVNGSNGLNQETGGQNNEHNSTNRQLENGSLNSASNRQSYSTGIASSTESVMTVVVVDDITAIDSSGKEVDLDELHLMKEPYGIPCMVEVFHFLCSLLNVVEHMGTSTRLNTIAFDEDVPLFALTLINSAVELGGSCFHRHPRLLSLIQDELFHNLMESGLSMSPLVVSMVCSIVLTLYHHLRTEIKLQLEAFISCVILRLAQSKYGASYQQQEVAMEALVDFCRQKTFMMEMYANLDCDITCSNVFEDIANLLSKSAFPVNSPLSSLNILALDGLIALMQGMAERIGNESLSSEHPHVNLEQYSSFWQEKCENFSDPNNWVPFVCRRKYFKKILMIGADHFNRDVKKGLEFLQGTHLLPDQPHAQSVAYFLRFTTGLDKNLIGDFLGNHDEFCVQVLQEFARTFDFKDTTLDTALRLFLETFRLPGESQKIQRVLEAFSERYYEQSPQILANKDAALLLSYSIIMLNTDHHNVQVKKKMTEEDFIRNNRRINGGNDLPRGFLSEIYHSICRNEIRTTPEQGSGFPEMTPSRWIYLIHKSRKTAPFIVSDSRGYLDNDMFAILSGPTIAAISVVFDNAENEEVYQTCMDGFLAVAKISAYYHLENVLDDLVVSLCRFVTILDPLSVEEPILAFAYDTKARMATNTVFAIANKYGDYIRTGWRNILDCILRFHKLGLLPANMANDATEESEHPTETLHEKXPTKEQVAAQQSTLQTIQKCHIDSIFSESKFLQAESLLQLARALITAGGRLKKGNTTFDDEDSSVFCLELLITITLNNRDRIELLWHGVYEHISNIVQLTVMPCALVEKAVFGLLKVCHRLLPYKENFTDELLRSLQLVLKLDARVADAYYEKITQEVSHLVKANASHIRSQLGWRTITSLLYITARHLEASDAGFDALLFIMSDGAHLLPSNYVLCIDVARQFAESRVGQVERSVVALDLMVGSANCLEKWTSDAKKEMKEEDLAKMLQDIGEMWLRLVQELKEVCLDQREEVRNHALLSLQNCLTGSLGTHIQHDLWLRCFDQVIFAVLDELVETYQTRSQKEYRNMEGSLIIALKLLCKVYLQLLPSISESTKFTKLWLGVLSRLEVYMTVRVRGRRSEKIQELVPELLKNTLLVMKAHDILVRSSSGGNNSFSELTWKHINNISPSLQSEVFPEQDSEQLENKQAKTVEGLGPNNENISKPSNERAGQDGAGIG